The stretch of DNA gtgccatttaaacagtcgtaatctaacagcaatatttttggttatttagcatatcataagagaaaaaattgggagttcacgttttcaaagtcatattttcatcatgttattcatacatttataaatgttaaagtttccaaataaacatttagttagcaagccaaatacttaatttatagttaaatatttattttgcaaactaaatatttaggtctgatctaaatatttagtttgtaaaataaatatttaattcactaactaaatatttaatttactaactaaatatttaatttactaattaaatatttattttggaactaaatatttaatttgtaaattaaatatttattttctgaaatatttagatcccagctaaatatttcttttggagctaaacatttagtttgcaaaatcagtatttgggaaataaatatttaagtctgacccaaaattATAAattatagtgtggagctaaataatatcgtggaaaataaatatttagctggtacttaaacatttagctaatatgcaaatttgcTTGCCAATATGTGGAAGTTGGttgccaaaataaaagctggatctcgctaacttctttataaactcttgctccgaaccagaacttgttttatctccggttctattcttctgaacatgtTCGACgtgttatatataaatataaatatatatatatatatatatatatatatatatataaatgtaaaacCCCTATCCAATTAAAGATGGTCGCCAGTATCCAAGTATTCCTAGAGTTTTATATAATAAAGATGAAGGGATGGAGAAAAACACACAGGGCAAGCTGTCGGTTTATGAGTCCGTGTTCTCACGTCCAGAACGTCCAGAGAAGGCATGAAGTTGGCTTGAAACGGTAACTTCAGCCCTCTGCTGCAGCAGTGACTCACCCAGGGGAGCGACTGATAAACACAAGTCTAATCATAACAATAAATCACGTTTTCTGAAAGAAACTAAGCATGGATCATAAGAACTCATCGCTGTCTCTTCAGTAACCTGTTTGGCCGTGAGGAAGAGGAAGGTTTTCCCAGAAAAAAGCTGCTGGCGACCTGGGATCACGCTGAGGTTAACGTCCTCGTTGGTCAAGCTGGGCTCATCGATTTCAGGGATGAATCTTTAAAAACACACGCAGAGAAAAAAATCAGTTACAGTTAAAACGAATGATAACTGATCAGGGGTTGTGTTGTACCTCTCTGCTTTAGGAAGGGGTAGTGTCCGCCGAACGGCGTTGCTGAGCTCTGAGAAGAACTCCGGCTTCACGATGGGGCGACAACACAGCAGCGCTGAAATGGTCTGATTCAGACAGGGAGGCCAGAACATAAACAtgcagctggaatcaaacccgcaCCAGGGGCAGCAAACACACGGAGTGAGCCTGACCTTAACTGTGACCTTCACTGTCGGCATGGTCAGGTGAGTGCACTCCTGACTCCAGGTGTTCACCAGCTTCCCCCCCAGAGCAGCCAGAGCCTGAGAGAGCGTCGTCTTCCTGGCACTTTCCAAACACGACGAACACACCAGCAGGCGGTGACGCGACACACTGAGGCAGAAGACGCACCACGTATGTTACTTCCAAGCACACTTCATCCGTGAAGTCATTTTCCTGCTACACACGTGAATTTGCTGTGAAAAACCCCGAAAGTGACGCTGTCCCCTGACGTCAGGTTAACTGGAGCCGTGAGACGCTGGTTGTTGACAAACGTGCCGTATTTGGAGGCGTCTCTCAGACTCAGGGTCTAAAACATAAAAGAGCCAGAGATTAAATCCACATCTGAGATGATCACATTCATCTCCTCATTTAAGAATAAAAAGATAATTCGCTGAGTTACAGTAAAAATACGATTCATGGTTTATTTGTATTTGGTAGAAATGATGGTTTAGATTTATAAGGGCAAACGTGCAGGCCTGGTGCAACAGCGCCACCTTCTGTGTTAAAGTGGAACCACACATACAAACACGGTCCAAGTGATTTTTACCACATTACTaaggaagcccattcccgccgctcagataaaaaaaataaattattatctcataattatgagcgaCATGTGTGATTGTGTTGCGAAGCGCCTTgtaaaaccctaagaaggcgctttaCAAACACAAGCCACTTACCTTTAAAATAAGAGTCATTGTGTTAGGGGATCATGGATTTAAACCACCAACTCCCTCCTTTCTCTCACCTGGTCTGTAGCAGTCAGGTGAGCATGCGCTCTGCTGATGGACTGATCATTGGGAAGAAGGATGGGACAATTTTTGCGTCCCACTACGTACTCTTTCCCAGGGAGAAGGTAGTGGGTCTCACCTGAGAAGACACACAACATCAAGTTAAGGAAATCTACTTGCACAGCGCCTTGAAGCGTCAGAGgaccccaaagcactttacactacgatGGACCTAGTAGTTTAGGGTGGCAAGTGGAGATGCTTCAGTTAAACCAAGAGGCTCTTTAAACCATCCAATAAAACCTGGAAGAGGGAAAGGAGAGAAGCTTGAGATGTTTCAGACACAAACTGCATCTCACTGTGGAAATCCCACAACTCACCACTATTCTACACGCAGCTCACCTTTACGTCACAGGTAAGCACGCTTCAATGGTTATGTACTTTTTTATTGTCGTCACTCTGGCTGACATCTGTAATCATCTTAAAAAATCTAATATTGACTGCAGTCATGGCTGAGTGGGGTTTGATCCCAGGCTCCAGCGGGCCACATGCTgaagtgcccttgggcaagatactgaaGTCTGGAAGTTGTCCCAGAGGGGGGGAACTGCTCCTCTGGGATGGGTCAGATACAGAAGGGAATTAACCCAAGGGACTAAATAAGGTATCCATTGTTCCTTGTGAATTAATCTTTAAAACTGCCTAATAAATATTATTGTTATTcagttgtttgttatttttacacATTGTTATGCATGGTACAgatgatttctgtcactttacagTATCAATACTGAGCTGTTGTTAAAAACAAATACTCCAACAAGAGAATCTGTCTGCCTATAAGCAAACAGTAAAGAAATGACTCAtttaacacaaacgtgactagccACGGGAAATAAAATGACTAATTCACAGCCATACGATCATCAGACCCTAGCAGATTCTTCTCAAACACAAATGTTTTAAACAACACCCTTTTCAAGAGCCAAGCGGAGTTACGTTTGCATTTTCGCATTCATTTAATTAGTGTTgcgtgttttcagagaccataaaCTTCGCCCAGCTAGCAGCCAGCTAGCGTAAAAATGctattgtgattttaaaaagttaCCTTCAGGCTGCAGGGGTGTAAGAATCCACATAGTTCGGCTTATCGTTGTAGTTTCATTAAGAGTAACTGGAAAGAAGTGAGAATAAAAGGAACATTTGGAAAACTCCGTGACAAGCACAACACGGTACGACCAACAGGGCGCCAGAACTGACGTCACAATCCTGCGCCGCccccttttcaaaataaaagtaaacactggaaatcctttttttcttttctgtgtttcTCAAAATGAAGTTCACAATCAgatgtgaggatgatgatgataattctTCTTCTTAataataacattattattattattattattggtattATTATTGGTAGTAGTGTAGTAGTggaagtggtagtagtagtagtagtagtagtagtagtagtagtagtagtagtagtagtagtagtaggggTGATGGTGatagataataaataaatatactcAACTTAAGTTTAAAAAGGCTCATTTGAAGCAAATGCATAGAAGTAAGCTGGTGGACACAGCAGCATGGACAAATCCtaacaaaaataaaatgaaaaatatctatgtgcgcAGTTACATGCATAAAACAATTGAACAATCATTATGATGAATTCACATTTTTCCTTATTTTAAACAAATTTAGCTCATTAAACACTATGCTTCTTTCTATTAAACACTTAACAACAACATACGTTTGTGAAGCTAGGCAAGGGTAatcaattccgggcctggagggccggtatcagcacgctttagttttaactctgcttcaacacacctgatttcagtcagcaggtgattaacaggcttctgcagagcctgatgagctgctgctgcacaggtgattcaaccattgaatcaagtgtgttggagcagagaaaccactaaaacgtgctggaaactGGCCCTCTAGGCCCGGAATTGAAAAATAATGCGTGTCATCATACAATATTTTTTTAAAGCTGAAAGTCTTGAATCTTATTCACACATTAGTATATATTTTAATCAGTTGTTATTATAAAAAATAACTTGGCAGCCAACACAAATTTATTTTTAACTGCTTTAACTTTATTAAAACATCCAATGAAGTCAGAAACGATTCATCATTTGTAACATTAAACAGATATAAACAACCAATCAATACtttatgttaaaatataaaatagtaGTTTaggtgtgcgtgcatgtatggCTGTGACTTTTCAGATATGCATGTTACCAaccttatttcaaaataaaagactaactTTTTCATTTCTCGAGATATCTGCTTTGCTCAGAGATCTAAACTCAAAATAAAGGATTGTTGTCAGGTATCCATGGCTGTCCTGCTGTTTTCAGGCGTCCTTGTCCCCAGAGGCAGGGCAGCTTGTGATTGACTCTCATCACTGCGACGCTGACGCAGGAATCCGGTTTGCGGATGATCTCACACCACTCAGGATAATCCACTGGTTTAGAGACACTGGACAGAAGaacacaaattaaaattaaaaagtgATGATGCCACATGCAAACATGCAAATGAGCTTTGCTTTTTTAACGCATGACCAAACGAGCTCACAGGTCGCAGCACCCAACTCCGAAAGGCTCCATACAGACACACTGCAGGCAGTCACTGGTCATCCAGCTCTCTCCGATCCTATGTACCTGCCCCAGGTGTTCACAGCTTGCTGGAAGAACAATTGTTTACTTGATATCATTTATCAGTCAaagacaacaaataaaaaaagatcTCTAAATTTTAGAGCTTGGCAAAACGTTATCTCTTAGTCATAATTAAAGTGAAACTCATTCAAaagaatattattattaatataaacaAATGGTGACTAAAAGCTGGAGCAGAGCTAAGAAAACACAACTATGAAAATAAAAAACGTGACAGGCTGTTTTGGTGTTTATTTGATAAACGAAATAAGCTTCACCGATATCCAAAATTCATTTAATCCTATAAAAATGTGATGTTATAAATACTCAGATACTTCCTACCTGTTGTTTCAATTTACTCTAACTAAATTTTGGGATAAAAAAGAATAACTCCTGACCTTCTCATACAACTATGTGCGTGAAAATACTTTTATTAGAAGGGGAATGTGCATTTCAGATAATTACTAAGGGGATCTTACTGGTTATAATCTTATCTGTTTATGGCAGAACCTGTTCAAGTTTATACAAAGATGCCTAAAATAGTTTCTATTCTAATGTGTCAAAATGAAATATGATCATTAAGAGTTATAACTTTGGTGGTATgaaatgtcgtcgtcgtcgtcttcc from Nothobranchius furzeri strain GRZ-AD chromosome 5, NfurGRZ-RIMD1, whole genome shotgun sequence encodes:
- the msmp2 gene encoding prostate-associated microseminoprotein, with product MTNSAAVILASFLLLRASLPCFSVSGECFFNTKASCEHLGQVHRIGESWMTSDCLQCVCMEPFGVGCCDLVSKPVDYPEWCEIIRKPDSCVSVAVMRVNHKLPCLWGQGRLKTAGQPWIPDNNPLF